From a region of the Panicum virgatum strain AP13 chromosome 2K, P.virgatum_v5, whole genome shotgun sequence genome:
- the LOC120688150 gene encoding actin-depolymerizing factor 2, with the protein MANSASGLAVSDECKVKFQELKARRSFRFIVFKIDDKDMEIKVERLGDPTQGYGDFTDSLPADECRYAIYDLDFTTVENCQKSKIFFFSWSPDTARTRSKMLYASSKDRFRRELDGIQCEIQATDPSEMSLDIVRSRTN; encoded by the exons ATG GCGAACTCGGCATCCGGGCTGGCGGTGAGCGACGAGTGCAAGGTGAAGTTCCAGGAGCTGAAGGCGCGGCGGAGCTTCAGGTTCATCGTGTTCAAGATCGACGACAAGGACATGGAGATCAAGGTGGAGCGCCTCGGCGACCCCACCCAGGGCTACGGCGACTTCACCGACAGCCTCCCCGCCGACGAGTGCCGCTACGCCATCTACGACCTCGACTTCACCACCGTCGAGAACTGCCAGAAGAGCAAGATCTTCTTCTTCTCGTG GTCTCCTGACACTGCACGGACCCGCAGCAAGATGCTGTACGCCAGCTCCAAGGACAGGTTCAGGAGGGAGCTGGACGGCATCCAGTGCGAGATCCAGGCCACCGACCCCAGCGAGATGAGCCTCGACATCGTCAGGAGCCGAACCAACTGA
- the LOC120688134 gene encoding E3 ubiquitin protein ligase RIN2-like isoform X2, which yields MAAVNCLYVAAASTAASAAALQWWASSLLDGEAGAGEDGDWLGAVLRSRVTVALLANLAAHVFLVAILALKTLFFVQLTSLETRKVLEHIINYVIYKGTFLPLVVPPSSQQIILWSTWLIILCSLKMFQSLARERLEQLNASPSATPSKYFRVYSALLLVLSADLLWMKFCVGFCSSCNSKLFWLLFFEPLSIAFDTLQSIMVHGFQLFDIWQRHLMESGADFLDFQKSYKHAAGSFSEWRGKLTRNFGFAIDLISLLMSLGHYSMIFWLRGMAFHLVDVVLLLNLRALIVSFLKRIKTYIKLRKALSSLDGALPDATYDEICAYDDECAICRGPMARAKKLSCNHLFHLACLRSWLDQGLMEGYSCPTCRRPLSLSSEGHTRPTTAEVANVQRIAEQLTMGLNQHRVPGNEHPVEQQNPSDAVWRGAGLDASWVPPWSSPVMDNPSSSSAVRPVGLTGVQMMMRQLASVTDNYGHADGTWNLWPETMAGSSLVPSTSSVPDNAAAAGLRLRGTVGTTRNGSLSEVLTMVDRVREVLPHIPDELIIEDLMRTNNINATVNNLLLMQ from the exons atggcggcggTGAACTGCCTCTACGTCGCGGCCGCCTCCacggcggccagcgccgccgcgctgcaGTGGTGGGCGTCCTCGCTTCTCGACGGCGAGGCCGGGGCGGGCGAGGACGGGGACTGGCTCGGGGCCGTGCTGCGGTCGCGGGTCACCGTCGCGCTCCTCGCGAATCTGGCAGCGCACGTGTTCCTCGTCGCCATCCTCGCGCTCAAG ACTTTATTTTTTGTTCAGCTAACTTCTTTAGAGACAAGAAAAGTATTGGAGCACATCATTAACTATGTAATTTACAAG GGTACTTTTCTCCCACTGGTTGTGCCTCCTAGCTCTCAACAAATTATCCTTTGGTCAACTTGGTTGATCATTCTTTGTTCACTGAAG ATGTTTCAATCATTGGCCAGAGAACGTCTTGAACAGCTCAATGCGTCTCCCTCAGCGACTCCATCAAAATATTTTCGTGTGTACTCTGCGTTGCTTTTGGTTTTATCAGCTGATCTGCTATG GATGAAATTTTGTGTTGGGTTCTGCAGCTCTTGTAATTCCAAGTTATTTTGGCTCTTGTTCTTTGAGCCACTTAGTATTGCCTTTGATACACTGCAG TCTATCATGGTGCATGGGTTCCAGTTATTCGACATCTGGCAACGGCATCTAATGGAAAGTGGCGCTGACTTTCTTGATTTCCAAAAATCTTATAAGCATGCAGCAG GATCTTTTTCTGAATGGAGGGGCAAGCTTACCAGGAATTTTGGTTTTGCAATTGACTTGATAAGTTTGTTGATGTCACTTGGTCATTACTCGATGATCTTTTGGCTACGTGGTATGGCATTTCATCTGGTTGATGTAGTTCTCTTATTGAACTTGCGT GCTCTTATTGTTTCATTTTTGAAGAGGATTAAGACTTATATCAAGTTACGGAAGGCTCTTAGTTCACTCGATGGAGCACTTCCAGATGCTACATATGATGAAATTTGCGCATATGATGATGAGTGTGCCATCTGCAGG GGACCAATGGCTCGAGCTAAAAAATTGTCCTGCAACCATCTGTTTCATCTAGCTTGTTTGCGATCATG GTTGGATCAAGGACTAATGGAAGGTTACTCCTGTCCAACTTGTCGGAGACCCCTCTCTCTGTCGTCTGAAGGGCATACTAGGCCTACAACCGCTGAGGTAGCGAATGTTCAGCGAATTGCGGAACAGCTTACAATGGGTTTGAATCAGCATAGAGTTCCTGGTAATGAACATCCTGTTGAACAGCAGAACCCTTCAGATGCTGTCTGGAG AGGTGCAGGTCTTGATGCTAGCTGGGTTCCACCATGGTCGAGCCCTGTGATGGACAATCCCAGCTCCTCTAGTGCAGTGAGGCCGGTAGGTCTAACCGGAGTTcagatgatgatgaggcagtTGGCTTCTGTGACCGACAATTATGGTCATGCTGATGGCACCTGGAACCTATGGCCTGAGACAATGGCAGGGTCCTCTCTTGTTCCATCCACTTCCTCGGTTCCTGATAATGCAGCTGCCGCTGGATTGCGGCTCCGAGGCACTGTAGGTACTACTCGCAATGGAAGTCTTTCTGAGGTACTCACCATGGTAGATAGAGTACGGGAAGTTTTACCTCATATCCCTGATGAGTTAATTATAGAG GATTTGATGAGGACAAATAACATAAATGCTACTGTGAATAATCTGCTGCTGATGCAATAG
- the LOC120688134 gene encoding E3 ubiquitin protein ligase RIN2-like isoform X1 — MAAVNCLYVAAASTAASAAALQWWASSLLDGEAGAGEDGDWLGAVLRSRVTVALLANLAAHVFLVAILALKTLFFVQLTSLETRKVLEHIINYVIYKGTFLPLVVPPSSQQIILWSTWLIILCSLKMFQSLARERLEQLNASPSATPSKYFRVYSALLLVLSADLLWMKFCVGFCSSCNSKLFWLLFFEPLSIAFDTLQSIMVHGFQLFDIWQRHLMESGADFLDFQKSYKHAAAAGSFSEWRGKLTRNFGFAIDLISLLMSLGHYSMIFWLRGMAFHLVDVVLLLNLRALIVSFLKRIKTYIKLRKALSSLDGALPDATYDEICAYDDECAICRGPMARAKKLSCNHLFHLACLRSWLDQGLMEGYSCPTCRRPLSLSSEGHTRPTTAEVANVQRIAEQLTMGLNQHRVPGNEHPVEQQNPSDAVWRGAGLDASWVPPWSSPVMDNPSSSSAVRPVGLTGVQMMMRQLASVTDNYGHADGTWNLWPETMAGSSLVPSTSSVPDNAAAAGLRLRGTVGTTRNGSLSEVLTMVDRVREVLPHIPDELIIEDLMRTNNINATVNNLLLMQ; from the exons atggcggcggTGAACTGCCTCTACGTCGCGGCCGCCTCCacggcggccagcgccgccgcgctgcaGTGGTGGGCGTCCTCGCTTCTCGACGGCGAGGCCGGGGCGGGCGAGGACGGGGACTGGCTCGGGGCCGTGCTGCGGTCGCGGGTCACCGTCGCGCTCCTCGCGAATCTGGCAGCGCACGTGTTCCTCGTCGCCATCCTCGCGCTCAAG ACTTTATTTTTTGTTCAGCTAACTTCTTTAGAGACAAGAAAAGTATTGGAGCACATCATTAACTATGTAATTTACAAG GGTACTTTTCTCCCACTGGTTGTGCCTCCTAGCTCTCAACAAATTATCCTTTGGTCAACTTGGTTGATCATTCTTTGTTCACTGAAG ATGTTTCAATCATTGGCCAGAGAACGTCTTGAACAGCTCAATGCGTCTCCCTCAGCGACTCCATCAAAATATTTTCGTGTGTACTCTGCGTTGCTTTTGGTTTTATCAGCTGATCTGCTATG GATGAAATTTTGTGTTGGGTTCTGCAGCTCTTGTAATTCCAAGTTATTTTGGCTCTTGTTCTTTGAGCCACTTAGTATTGCCTTTGATACACTGCAG TCTATCATGGTGCATGGGTTCCAGTTATTCGACATCTGGCAACGGCATCTAATGGAAAGTGGCGCTGACTTTCTTGATTTCCAAAAATCTTATAAGCATGCAGCAG CTGCAGGATCTTTTTCTGAATGGAGGGGCAAGCTTACCAGGAATTTTGGTTTTGCAATTGACTTGATAAGTTTGTTGATGTCACTTGGTCATTACTCGATGATCTTTTGGCTACGTGGTATGGCATTTCATCTGGTTGATGTAGTTCTCTTATTGAACTTGCGT GCTCTTATTGTTTCATTTTTGAAGAGGATTAAGACTTATATCAAGTTACGGAAGGCTCTTAGTTCACTCGATGGAGCACTTCCAGATGCTACATATGATGAAATTTGCGCATATGATGATGAGTGTGCCATCTGCAGG GGACCAATGGCTCGAGCTAAAAAATTGTCCTGCAACCATCTGTTTCATCTAGCTTGTTTGCGATCATG GTTGGATCAAGGACTAATGGAAGGTTACTCCTGTCCAACTTGTCGGAGACCCCTCTCTCTGTCGTCTGAAGGGCATACTAGGCCTACAACCGCTGAGGTAGCGAATGTTCAGCGAATTGCGGAACAGCTTACAATGGGTTTGAATCAGCATAGAGTTCCTGGTAATGAACATCCTGTTGAACAGCAGAACCCTTCAGATGCTGTCTGGAG AGGTGCAGGTCTTGATGCTAGCTGGGTTCCACCATGGTCGAGCCCTGTGATGGACAATCCCAGCTCCTCTAGTGCAGTGAGGCCGGTAGGTCTAACCGGAGTTcagatgatgatgaggcagtTGGCTTCTGTGACCGACAATTATGGTCATGCTGATGGCACCTGGAACCTATGGCCTGAGACAATGGCAGGGTCCTCTCTTGTTCCATCCACTTCCTCGGTTCCTGATAATGCAGCTGCCGCTGGATTGCGGCTCCGAGGCACTGTAGGTACTACTCGCAATGGAAGTCTTTCTGAGGTACTCACCATGGTAGATAGAGTACGGGAAGTTTTACCTCATATCCCTGATGAGTTAATTATAGAG GATTTGATGAGGACAAATAACATAAATGCTACTGTGAATAATCTGCTGCTGATGCAATAG